The window GGAGGTTGAGCAGCGCTTCCTGCTTTAACCGGCGTATACTATACGGATGTTCCCGTTCGGCATCATTGGGAGTACTATCGGAAACACGTTGCTTAACCTCAGGTCTGTGGATCAGAGAAGACGAACTTCTGTGGGCTATGGCTGCCCGGTTTTCTTCTAATTCAGGTAGATAACTTGCTTTTGTTGCGCTGTCCGAAAGCAAGGCTAATGTTTTTACTTCTTTTACTTTTTGCCTGGCAAATGCCAACCAGTTTTTAATCGTAACGGGTAATGTATCTTCATCATTTTCACTATCCAGATCAAAAGGGACGTGTAATAGCGAGCAGGACGGAGCAATAACGATTCTGTCTTCACCGAGAACATTTATGGCTTTTTCAATGAGCTGTAGCGAAGCATCAAAGTGATTCTTCCAGATGTTGCGACCGTCTACAATTCCCAGTGACAGTTTTTTTCCGGAAGGAAGAATATCGAGAACGGAGTCTAATTGTTCCGGGGCTCTAACCAGATCTATATGTAAGGTTTTTACCGGCAGTTGTATTGCTGTTTCCAGGTTGTCTTCAAGTGCCCCAAAGTAGGATGTTACTATGATGTTTGCTTCCGGAAATACTTCGGCTATTTTTTTGTACGCATAATGAAAGGCTTCTTTCTCTTTTTCGGTCAGGTCCAACGCCAGGAACGGTTCGTCAAACTGAATATCCGTAGCACCGATATTCTTCAGGACAGATAGAATATTCAGGTAAACAGGCAGGAGTCTGGAGATGAGTTCGATGCGGTGAAATCCTGTTTCCTTTTCTTTGCCGAGCAACAAGTAGGAAACAGGGCCGATAAGAACCGGTTTGGTTTGTATGCCCTTCTCTAAAGCTTCTGTATATTCGTCGATGACCTTGGACGAGAACAAGTGAAACTCCTGATCTTTGGAGAATTCAGGCACTATGTAGTGGTAATTGGTGTCGAACCATTTGGTCATTTCCATGGCAATAATATCATGCCCGTTCTGCTGGAAACCCCTAGCCATTGCAAAGTACAGATCGGTTTTTGAGACACGATTGTCCAATAAGGGCTGATAGCGTTTCGGAATGGCGCCGACAGTAAGCGACATGTCCAGCACCTGGTCGTAAAAAGAAAAATCGTTTGAAGGGATCCAGTCGATTCCGGCTTCCTGCTGAACCTTCCAATTTGATCTTTTGACTTCTGAACCGACCTCAAAGAGTTCTTTTTCTGTAATCTTGCCTGCCCAATAAGCTTCACAGGCCTTTTTCAATTCCCTTTGGGCACCAATACGCGGGTAGCCCAGAATTTGTGTAATCATACGTTTGTAGTTTAAAAAATGATACATAAACATTTAAAAAACTTTACACTACGGGATGCTTTTTTGTTAATGCCGATCTAAAGAAGCCGTTATAGATAGATACCAATAGCCGGGGTATCCCCAAAGGGCACCTTAAACAGATAGTGGTAAAATATCAATATTCGATCCTTGCTTTAAATCGCGAAAGCAAAATCATTATGACATAAGGCAGGTCTCCTGGCTTGTAACGTTTTTATCTTCCTTCCCATCGTTTTTGGTCGGACAGTGGATGATAGGCTTGTAAACACTACACACTCAAAGTTGCTTTTTAATCTATTTTCAGCCTCTTATCGTTATTTCCTCCTCATTACGCTATGGCGTAAATCGTCAAAAATGCCTCGATAGACATAAAATATCTTTAAAAATCAATCTTTTCTGGAAGTGTCAACAAACCCAAGTGATAAAACCTTTAATGTTACTTACAGTTGCGCGTCAGCTTGTGATTTACACACAATTCCCTATTAATCAACTTTACGTCGAACCTCAATCAAATTGACAAGTACTGCAAAATTTCTGTTGTAAAAATAAAGCAAATTTTATTCTTACAACAGCAGAATAGTTTTAAACTTATGACAAAGGTGTGATATAGAAGACTATTTCTTTTTCAGTTTGGCAAAAGCCCTCACAGGTTTTTAAAACCTGTGAGATCTGAAAAACAGTTGTTTAGTATGGAGATGATTGCCTAATTACAATCAGTGTTTAAATTCTGATAGTCGGATTTGTGTACCGTAGGGATGTCCTGGCCATCGTTTATCTGAACACACAGCAGATCCGAATTGTCTCTTATCCTTAGGTCGATCAACGCACTAAGTCCGCTTACATCAAGCTGAGACAGTGAGTTCTCCGAAATGTACAGGGATTTCAGATTCGCATGTTGACCTAAATTGAGCTCGGCTAGCCGATTGTTTGTAAGGGTAACAACCTCTAGTTGTTTGTTGTTAGTAAGGTCAATGGATGAGGTGATTTGGTTATTCCTTGCGAATAGTGTTTTCAGGTTTACAGCCTTTTCTGTATTGAGGCTTTTCAGGTCGTTAGTTTCAATATAGAGCGTTTCTAAAGATTCACTGTCAAGATCGATAGTTTCCAGAAAGTTAAATGATGCGCTAAGGGTTTTTAATTGTTTAGCATCTGCAATACCGGTAATAGAAGTTAGGATATTCGCGTCGACATTTAACATCTTTAATTTGGTGTTATTGCTGATATCTATATTTTCGATTCGATTTCCTGCAAGATATATTGAATCAAGAGCCTTGTTTGCACTCAGGTCAATCTGGCTCAGGCTATTCATCACGGCCTCAAGTTTTGTTAAGTTGATGAAACCTTCTATTCCGGTGAGGTCTTCTATTTCATCACCAGCATGCTGAGAGCTGATATCGAGCGAAGTTACCTTTTCGGCATCTGTTCTTAACATTTTCCGGTTGATCTCCTGATCGGAGTCTATACCCAGGCTGATCAGTTTCGATTCAAAATTTGCATCCGGAATGTCGATATAGATACTGTTTGCCGGATTTTCATTAGCGTCGTCGCTACTACAAGAAATAAAAAGGCCGAGAGTAAGGGTATATGCCAGGTATTTTATGTTTGTGTATGTCATGGTCAATAATTTAAATGTTATTTAAGCGTAATTTTTGGTTTATAATTGTTTTGAATATTTTTCTTAATAGCTATTACTGTATAGTTTGAATAAGGTACCGGTATTGGCGGTTTCTTCTAGTTGGTAAAAGTAATCCAATTGCCATTTTTGAGTTTTTTCGGCCTGTTTGTTTCCGGGGATATCCCAGGCAGGGTAAACCCTGAATCCCCTTTTGCCTTCCTTCTCTCGGGCAGAGACGATCCCTTTATCTATCAGGGCTGACTTCGGGAAAACAAATTGTCCGAAGGCATCTTCTTTTCTGATATTAATAACGAGATAGTCGAAGGTGTCGTGTTCGCAGAACGGTGTTGTAATGCCGTCCTTATCGCGTTTCCAGCATGTAACGAACTGTCCTGTTTTTTTCGGGGTGATCCTGGCTGTTCTGCTTATAATCCTGGATCCGTTTAATTCAAATTCGCAGGCATGATATTCTTTACCTTCA of the Zhouia spongiae genome contains:
- a CDS encoding MepB family protein, with translation MEDLLNFIQTHLYEPCHLKIEALKPGSEGKEYHACEFELNGSRIISRTARITPKKTGQFVTCWKRDKDGITTPFCEHDTFDYLVINIRKEDAFGQFVFPKSALIDKGIVSAREKEGKRGFRVYPAWDIPGNKQAEKTQKWQLDYFYQLEETANTGTLFKLYSNSY
- the metE gene encoding 5-methyltetrahydropteroyltriglutamate--homocysteine S-methyltransferase, translating into MITQILGYPRIGAQRELKKACEAYWAGKITEKELFEVGSEVKRSNWKVQQEAGIDWIPSNDFSFYDQVLDMSLTVGAIPKRYQPLLDNRVSKTDLYFAMARGFQQNGHDIIAMEMTKWFDTNYHYIVPEFSKDQEFHLFSSKVIDEYTEALEKGIQTKPVLIGPVSYLLLGKEKETGFHRIELISRLLPVYLNILSVLKNIGATDIQFDEPFLALDLTEKEKEAFHYAYKKIAEVFPEANIIVTSYFGALEDNLETAIQLPVKTLHIDLVRAPEQLDSVLDILPSGKKLSLGIVDGRNIWKNHFDASLQLIEKAINVLGEDRIVIAPSCSLLHVPFDLDSENDEDTLPVTIKNWLAFARQKVKEVKTLALLSDSATKASYLPELEENRAAIAHRSSSSLIHRPEVKQRVSDSTPNDAEREHPYSIRRLKQEALLNLPLFPTTTIGSFPQTPEVRKLRFDYKKQRISETRYHTALESEIIEAIRWQEAIGLDVLVHGEFERNDMVEYFGEQLHGVAFTRFGWVQSYGSRGVKPPIIFGDVSRKAAMTVKWTSYAQSLTDKIVKGMLTGPVTILQWSFVRDDQPRKTTTEQIALAIRDEVADLEKAGIKIIQIDEPALREGLPLRKRDWKVYLDWAVNAFKLSAAVVQDETQIHTHMCYSEFNEIIESIAAMDADVITIETSRSQMELLEVFSEFKYPNEIGPGVYDIHSPRVPSENEMETLLHKAVNLLSARQIWVNPDCGLKTRKWEETKIALERMVNAAKSIRKKHKVEA
- a CDS encoding leucine-rich repeat domain-containing protein, which encodes MTYTNIKYLAYTLTLGLFISCSSDDANENPANSIYIDIPDANFESKLISLGIDSDQEINRKMLRTDAEKVTSLDISSQHAGDEIEDLTGIEGFINLTKLEAVMNSLSQIDLSANKALDSIYLAGNRIENIDISNNTKLKMLNVDANILTSITGIADAKQLKTLSASFNFLETIDLDSESLETLYIETNDLKSLNTEKAVNLKTLFARNNQITSSIDLTNNKQLEVVTLTNNRLAELNLGQHANLKSLYISENSLSQLDVSGLSALIDLRIRDNSDLLCVQINDGQDIPTVHKSDYQNLNTDCN